One window of Methylococcus sp. EFPC2 genomic DNA carries:
- a CDS encoding DEAD/DEAH box helicase produces the protein MILDLFHPAVADWFRQTFPAPTDCQRQAWAAIAEGHHALIAAPTGSGKTLAAFLSAIDDLARRAAGGELREATYVLYISPLKALSNDIHKNLEQPLDGVNRRLFERGHGEVALRSMVRTGDTPAVARAAMLKHPPHILVTTPESAYLLLTSESGRRMLKTVQTVIVDEIHAILGSKRGAHLALSLERLERLVERPLNRIGLSATQKPIEEVARFLTGGMDCRIVDTGHLRRLDLAIELPDAPLEAVLSQDAAKSIYDRMAALIEAHRTTLIFVNTRRMAERLARALSERLGEEHITSHHGSLAREQRLDAESRLKSGKLKALVATASLELGIDVGEVDLVCQFGTTRAIATFLQRVGRSGHFAGGVPKGRLFPTSRDELIECLALLDAIRRGELDLLHIPPHPLDVLAQQIVAMVACEDWDEDELYAWVRRAWPYRDLGRKDFEDTVQMLAEGYHTRRGIRSAYLHRDGINRKLRARRGARMTALTCGGAIPDNAEYRVILEPAGEFIGTVDEDFAIESMAGDVFQLGNTSWRLLKLDAGVLRVEDAQGQPPSIPFWLGEAPGRTHELSLALSRLRVEIAERCVGRDERSVSQQADTQTLGSSSQLSLDSVADWLARTLNVSAEAAGQAVNYLAAAYATLGAMPSFDTVVFERFFDESGGMQFIIHAPFGSRLNRAWGLALRKRFCRGFNFELQAAATENAVILSLTGIHSFPLEEVARYLNAKTVRDLLIQALLDAPMFTVRWRWNAVCALALKRFQGGRKTPPYLLRMQAEDLVATVFPDQLACFENIVGDRQIPDHPLVQQTLTDCLSEAMDIDRLIEVIEGLESGSIRVVARDLVEPSPLAAEIVNSRVYSFLDGAPLEERRTRAVASRRWLDPAQAGDLGRLDPAALDRVRAEAWPEVRDAEELHDALRATGFLVAPRETGPWSGYFQKLVEQGRAAVLPLSNGMATSVSLWLAAERWPQFRVLYPGRTSQPALHLPKTLDDQIWEPEAALVDILRGRLAVLGPVQAAWLAADLALPASAIDVALLRLESEGGILRGQFTPGGSEQEWCERGLLARIHRYTLQRLREEIEPVSGAEFMRFLFRWQRLSPDARAEGPDALAAVLDQLEGYEAAAVAWESEILPARLAGYDPAWLDALCLSGKYVWTRLSPASSAQAPVKSSPIALLPRRRLAIWRSPATGGEAELSTAASRVREVLASLGASFFEELAEQSGLLKTQVETALAELAAKGLANADSYKGLRALLVPEDKKRRYRGINPFGIEDAGRWSLMSSPVIADEAERNVRLEHMAGVLLRRYGVVFRALLTRESAAPPWMELVRVYRRMEARGEIRGGRFVAGQFGEQYAQPEAVAALRAVRKQDAADDYCALSAVDPLNLVGIVTPGPKLPAQPGNRLLYRSGVPLALLTGKETRFLNKPEDIDEWDVKNRLVRRTVPPQLKAYL, from the coding sequence ATGATCCTCGATTTGTTTCATCCGGCCGTTGCCGACTGGTTCAGGCAGACTTTCCCGGCGCCCACGGACTGCCAGCGACAGGCTTGGGCCGCCATCGCCGAGGGGCACCACGCGCTGATCGCCGCCCCGACCGGCTCCGGCAAGACGCTGGCGGCTTTTCTTTCGGCCATCGACGATTTGGCGCGCCGGGCGGCCGGAGGCGAGCTCCGGGAGGCGACCTATGTGCTCTACATCTCCCCGCTCAAGGCCTTGAGCAACGACATCCACAAAAACCTGGAACAACCGCTGGACGGCGTGAACCGTCGCCTGTTCGAACGGGGGCACGGCGAAGTCGCCCTGCGTTCCATGGTGCGCACCGGCGATACACCCGCCGTGGCGCGGGCCGCGATGCTGAAACACCCCCCGCATATCCTGGTGACCACGCCCGAGTCGGCTTATCTGCTGCTCACCAGCGAGAGTGGCCGGCGCATGCTCAAAACGGTGCAAACCGTCATCGTCGACGAGATCCATGCCATCCTGGGCAGCAAGCGCGGCGCGCATCTGGCCTTGTCGCTGGAGCGGCTGGAGCGCCTGGTTGAAAGGCCGCTCAACCGCATCGGCCTGTCCGCTACCCAGAAGCCCATCGAAGAGGTCGCCCGTTTCCTCACCGGCGGGATGGACTGCCGCATCGTGGACACCGGCCATCTGCGCCGCCTGGACCTGGCCATCGAATTGCCCGACGCGCCGCTGGAGGCGGTGCTGTCGCAGGATGCGGCCAAGTCGATCTACGACCGCATGGCGGCGCTGATCGAGGCGCACCGCACCACGCTGATCTTCGTCAACACCCGGCGCATGGCCGAGCGACTGGCCCGCGCCTTGAGCGAGCGTCTGGGTGAGGAACACATCACCTCGCATCACGGCAGCCTGGCGCGGGAACAGCGCCTGGACGCGGAAAGCCGCCTCAAGTCGGGAAAGCTCAAGGCCTTGGTCGCCACGGCCTCCCTGGAACTGGGCATAGACGTGGGCGAGGTGGATCTGGTCTGTCAGTTCGGAACCACCCGCGCCATCGCCACTTTTCTGCAACGGGTCGGCCGCTCCGGTCACTTTGCCGGCGGAGTGCCCAAGGGGCGATTGTTCCCCACCAGCCGCGACGAACTGATCGAGTGTCTGGCCCTGCTGGACGCGATACGCCGCGGCGAGCTGGATTTGCTGCACATCCCGCCGCATCCGCTGGACGTGCTGGCCCAGCAAATCGTCGCCATGGTCGCCTGCGAAGATTGGGACGAGGACGAACTCTATGCCTGGGTGCGGCGTGCCTGGCCTTACCGCGATCTGGGCCGCAAGGATTTCGAGGACACGGTGCAGATGCTGGCGGAGGGTTACCACACCCGGCGCGGGATAAGGTCGGCCTATCTGCATAGGGACGGCATAAACCGCAAGCTGCGCGCGCGACGCGGGGCACGAATGACGGCGCTCACCTGCGGCGGGGCCATACCCGACAACGCGGAATACCGCGTGATATTGGAGCCTGCCGGCGAGTTCATCGGCACGGTGGACGAGGATTTCGCCATCGAGAGCATGGCCGGCGACGTCTTCCAGCTCGGCAACACCAGCTGGCGTCTGCTCAAGCTGGACGCCGGCGTGCTGCGCGTCGAAGACGCCCAGGGCCAGCCACCCAGCATCCCCTTCTGGCTGGGCGAGGCGCCGGGCCGCACGCACGAACTGTCGCTGGCGCTGTCGCGGCTGAGGGTGGAGATCGCCGAGCGGTGCGTAGGCAGGGATGAGCGCAGCGTATCCCAGCAGGCCGATACGCAGACGCTGGGATCATCATCCCAGCTTAGCTTGGATAGCGTCGCCGACTGGCTGGCGCGCACGCTGAACGTTTCCGCCGAAGCGGCCGGACAGGCGGTGAATTACCTGGCCGCCGCCTATGCCACGCTGGGCGCCATGCCCAGTTTCGATACCGTGGTGTTCGAGCGGTTCTTCGACGAGTCTGGCGGCATGCAGTTCATCATCCATGCGCCCTTCGGCTCCCGCCTCAACCGCGCCTGGGGCTTGGCCTTGCGCAAGCGTTTCTGCCGCGGCTTCAATTTCGAGCTGCAGGCGGCGGCGACCGAGAATGCTGTGATTTTATCTTTGACCGGTATCCACAGCTTTCCTCTGGAAGAGGTCGCCCGTTATCTCAACGCCAAAACGGTGCGCGATCTGCTGATCCAGGCCCTGCTGGATGCGCCCATGTTCACCGTGCGCTGGCGCTGGAACGCAGTCTGCGCCCTGGCGCTCAAGCGCTTCCAGGGCGGGCGCAAGACGCCGCCCTATCTGCTGCGCATGCAGGCCGAGGATCTGGTCGCCACGGTCTTCCCGGACCAGCTTGCCTGCTTCGAAAACATCGTCGGCGACCGCCAGATCCCCGATCATCCCCTGGTGCAGCAGACTTTGACCGACTGCCTGAGCGAGGCGATGGACATCGACCGTCTGATCGAGGTGATCGAGGGCCTGGAGAGCGGTTCCATCCGCGTGGTGGCGCGCGATCTGGTCGAACCTTCGCCGCTGGCGGCGGAGATCGTCAACAGCCGGGTCTACAGTTTTCTCGACGGTGCGCCACTGGAGGAGCGCCGCACCCGCGCCGTGGCCAGCCGGCGCTGGCTGGACCCGGCGCAGGCCGGGGATCTGGGCCGTTTGGACCCGGCCGCGCTGGACCGGGTCCGCGCGGAGGCCTGGCCGGAAGTGCGCGATGCGGAAGAACTGCACGATGCCCTACGGGCGACCGGCTTCCTCGTCGCCCCGAGAGAAACCGGTCCTTGGTCCGGCTATTTCCAAAAGCTGGTGGAGCAAGGCAGGGCGGCGGTTTTGCCGCTATCGAACGGCATGGCGACGAGCGTGTCGCTCTGGCTGGCTGCCGAGCGTTGGCCGCAATTTCGCGTGCTTTATCCGGGCCGGACATCGCAACCGGCCCTGCACCTGCCTAAAACTCTCGACGATCAGATCTGGGAGCCCGAAGCCGCCCTGGTGGACATCCTGCGCGGACGACTCGCCGTGCTGGGACCCGTTCAGGCAGCCTGGCTCGCTGCCGATCTGGCCCTGCCGGCATCGGCCATCGATGTGGCCCTGTTGAGGCTGGAAAGCGAGGGCGGCATCCTGCGCGGCCAGTTCACGCCGGGCGGCAGCGAGCAGGAATGGTGCGAGCGCGGCCTGTTGGCGCGCATCCATCGCTATACCTTGCAGCGGCTGCGCGAGGAAATCGAGCCGGTGAGTGGGGCGGAGTTCATGCGCTTCCTGTTCCGCTGGCAGCGGCTGAGCCCCGATGCACGCGCCGAGGGGCCGGACGCGCTGGCGGCCGTGCTGGATCAACTGGAGGGTTACGAAGCCGCCGCGGTCGCCTGGGAAAGCGAGATTCTGCCGGCCCGCCTTGCGGGCTACGATCCGGCCTGGCTGGATGCCTTGTGCCTGTCCGGCAAGTACGTCTGGACGCGGTTGAGCCCTGCCTCTTCCGCGCAGGCGCCGGTCAAGTCCTCGCCCATCGCCTTGTTACCGCGCCGGCGCCTGGCAATCTGGCGTTCGCCGGCCACCGGAGGCGAGGCCGAGCTGTCCACGGCGGCCTCTAGGGTCCGGGAGGTTCTGGCTAGCCTGGGAGCCTCGTTTTTCGAGGAACTGGCGGAGCAGTCCGGCCTGCTCAAGACCCAGGTGGAAACTGCCCTGGCCGAACTGGCTGCCAAGGGGCTGGCCAACGCCGACAGTTACAAGGGCCTGCGGGCACTGCTGGTGCCGGAAGACAAGAAAAGACGCTACCGCGGCATCAACCCCTTCGGCATCGAGGACGCGGGACGCTGGTCTCTGATGAGTAGCCCGGTCATAGCGGACGAGGCGGAGCGCAATGTAAGACTGGAGCACATGGCCGGCGTCCTGCTGCGCCGCTACGGCGTGGTGTTCCGTGCCTTGCTGACGCGCGAGAGCGCGGCGCCGCCGTGGATGGAACTGGTGCGGGTCTACCGGCGCATGGAAGCGCGCGGGGAGATCCGCGGCGGACGCTTCGTTGCCGGTCAGTTCGGCGAACAATATGCGCAGCCGGAAGCGGTTGCCGCCTTGCGCGCGGTGCGCAAGCAGGACGCGGCCGACGACTACTGCGCGCTCAGCGCCGTCGATCCGCTCAATCTGGTGGGCATCGTCACGCCCGGACCCAAGTTGCCGGCCCAGCCCGGAAACCGATTGCTCTACCGATCCGGAGTGCCCCTGGCTTTGCTGACCGGGAAGGAAACCCGCTTCCTGAACAAGCCGGAGGATATCGATGAATGGGACGTCAAAAACCGCCTCGTCCGCCGTACCGTGCCGCCACAATTGAAGGCTTATCTTTAG
- the rplT gene encoding 50S ribosomal protein L20 — translation MPRVKRGVTAHARHKKVLKQAKGYYGARSRVYRVAKQAVIKAGQYAYRDRRQRKRQFRALWIARINAAAREHGLSYSRFIDGLKKASIDLDRKVLADLAVHDKEGFAELAKLARPA, via the coding sequence ATGCCCAGAGTGAAACGTGGCGTTACCGCCCACGCCCGGCACAAAAAAGTTCTCAAGCAGGCGAAAGGTTATTACGGTGCGCGCAGCCGCGTTTACCGCGTTGCCAAGCAGGCCGTCATCAAGGCCGGCCAGTATGCTTACCGCGACCGTCGTCAACGGAAGCGCCAGTTCCGCGCGCTGTGGATCGCCCGTATCAACGCGGCGGCCCGCGAGCATGGCTTGTCCTACAGCCGTTTCATCGATGGCCTGAAAAAGGCTTCCATCGACCTGGACCGCAAAGTGCTCGCCGATCTGGCCGTGCACGACAAGGAAGGCTTTGCCGAACTGGCCAAGCTGGCCCGCCCGGCCTGA
- the rpmI gene encoding 50S ribosomal protein L35 codes for MPKIKSNRGAAKRFRKTASGGFKANHSHRRHILTKKSTKRKRQLRAPGLLHASDVKSATRLLPYA; via the coding sequence ATGCCCAAGATAAAGAGCAATCGCGGCGCGGCGAAACGGTTCCGCAAGACCGCTTCCGGCGGCTTCAAGGCCAACCACTCGCACCGCCGTCACATCCTGACCAAGAAGAGCACCAAGCGTAAGCGGCAGTTGCGCGCTCCGGGCCTGTTGCATGCCTCGGACGTGAAGAGCGCAACGCGTTTGCTGCCCTACGCCTGA
- a CDS encoding BCAM0308 family protein, translating to MTAETHVPDSSHPGRHDRLLQEWVHDTYKSKSKLPEPAVCPDCGAIYRHGRWQWGEAEAGAHQETCPACHRVRDKCPAGFLTLGGEFLLTHKDEILHLVHNQEAREKAEHPLKRIIAIETEGDGLTITFTDPHLARGVGEALHHAYQGQLDFRYQEEERILRVNWLR from the coding sequence ATGACTGCTGAAACTCATGTTCCCGACTCATCCCATCCGGGCCGGCACGACCGGCTTTTGCAGGAATGGGTGCACGATACGTATAAGTCCAAGAGCAAATTGCCCGAGCCGGCAGTCTGTCCGGATTGCGGCGCAATCTACCGGCACGGCCGCTGGCAATGGGGCGAAGCGGAAGCCGGAGCCCATCAGGAAACCTGCCCCGCGTGCCATCGGGTGCGCGACAAATGTCCGGCAGGGTTTCTCACGTTGGGCGGGGAGTTTTTGCTCACGCATAAGGATGAGATCCTGCATCTGGTTCACAACCAGGAGGCGCGCGAAAAGGCCGAACATCCGCTCAAGCGCATCATTGCTATCGAGACCGAGGGGGATGGACTCACGATTACCTTCACCGATCCGCATTTGGCTCGCGGAGTCGGCGAGGCCTTGCATCACGCCTATCAGGGGCAACTCGATTTCCGTTATCAGGAGGAGGAGCGGATATTGCGGGTGAACTGGCTGAGATGA
- the thrS gene encoding threonine--tRNA ligase, protein MPVITLPDGSRREFDHAVSVRQVAESIGAGLARAALAGKVDGRLVDLSTELDRDAAVAIVTARDPEGVEIIRHSTAHLLAQAVKSLYPTAQVTIGPVIEDGFYYDFAFERPFTPEDLEAIEKKMEELAASELEVKRSVLPRDEAVRFFRGLGEEYKAEIIESIPVNEDLSLYTQGEFTDLCRGPHVPDTGKLKAFKLMKIAGAYWRGDSNNEMLQRIYGTAWGDKKDLKEYLHRLEEAEKRDHRRIGKALDLFHQQEEAPGMVFWHPAGWVLWQTIEQYMRQVFADNGYQEIRTPQVVGRALWEKSGHWEKFKDGIFTTQSEERDFAIKPMNCPCHVQVYNQGLKSYRDLPLRLAEFGSCHRNELSGALHGIMRVRGFTQDDAHIFCTEDQIQDEVSVFIDLLHKVYADFGFHEVLIKLSTRPEKRVGAEEVWDKAEAALQQALDDKGLKWELQPGEGAFYGPKIEFSLTDCLSRVWQVGTIQLDFSMPERLGATYVAENGAKLTPVMLHRAILGSMERFIGILIEHYAGYFPLWLAPTQVVVLNITDKQSEYAEEIAKELKGHGLRVATDLRNEKIGFKIRAHSMLRVPYLLIVGDKEVEARTATLRTQKGVDLGSYALPEIARKLVDEAASRTISA, encoded by the coding sequence ATGCCTGTAATCACCCTTCCCGATGGTTCTCGGCGTGAATTCGATCATGCCGTCAGCGTGCGCCAGGTGGCCGAGTCCATCGGTGCGGGTCTGGCTCGTGCCGCGCTGGCCGGCAAGGTGGATGGCCGTTTGGTCGACCTTTCGACCGAGCTTGATCGGGACGCCGCCGTAGCCATCGTGACGGCGCGTGACCCCGAGGGCGTGGAAATCATCCGCCACTCCACGGCCCATTTGCTGGCGCAGGCCGTCAAATCCCTGTATCCCACGGCACAGGTGACCATCGGTCCGGTGATCGAGGACGGCTTTTATTACGACTTCGCCTTCGAGCGGCCGTTCACGCCGGAGGATCTGGAAGCCATCGAGAAGAAGATGGAGGAATTGGCCGCCTCTGAGCTGGAGGTCAAGCGCAGCGTCTTGCCGCGCGACGAAGCCGTCCGTTTCTTCCGTGGCTTGGGTGAGGAATACAAGGCCGAGATCATCGAGTCGATTCCGGTCAACGAGGATTTGTCGCTGTACACACAGGGCGAGTTCACCGATCTCTGCCGTGGGCCGCACGTACCGGATACCGGTAAGCTCAAGGCCTTCAAGCTGATGAAGATCGCCGGCGCCTATTGGCGGGGCGATTCCAATAACGAGATGCTGCAACGCATCTATGGCACCGCCTGGGGCGACAAGAAGGATCTCAAGGAATATTTGCATCGTCTGGAAGAGGCGGAAAAACGCGATCACCGCAGGATCGGCAAAGCGCTGGACCTGTTTCACCAGCAGGAAGAAGCTCCGGGCATGGTATTCTGGCACCCGGCCGGCTGGGTGCTGTGGCAGACGATCGAGCAGTACATGCGTCAGGTCTTCGCGGACAATGGCTATCAGGAAATAAGAACGCCGCAGGTAGTCGGCCGCGCCTTATGGGAAAAATCGGGGCACTGGGAAAAATTCAAGGACGGCATCTTCACTACCCAGTCGGAAGAGCGCGATTTCGCCATCAAGCCGATGAATTGTCCCTGTCATGTGCAGGTTTACAATCAGGGCCTCAAGAGCTACCGCGACTTGCCGCTGCGCTTGGCCGAATTCGGGTCCTGCCATCGCAACGAATTGTCGGGCGCCCTGCACGGAATCATGCGGGTGCGCGGTTTTACTCAGGACGATGCGCATATCTTCTGCACGGAAGATCAGATACAGGATGAGGTCTCGGTTTTTATCGACCTGCTGCACAAGGTTTACGCCGATTTCGGTTTTCATGAGGTGTTGATCAAGCTTTCGACTCGGCCGGAAAAGCGGGTGGGGGCCGAGGAGGTTTGGGACAAAGCCGAGGCCGCCTTGCAGCAGGCGCTGGATGATAAGGGCTTGAAGTGGGAATTGCAGCCCGGCGAAGGCGCTTTCTATGGTCCCAAGATCGAATTCTCCCTCACGGATTGTCTGAGCCGCGTCTGGCAGGTCGGCACCATACAGCTCGATTTTTCCATGCCGGAGCGACTCGGGGCGACTTATGTTGCCGAAAATGGCGCCAAATTGACCCCGGTCATGCTGCACCGGGCCATCCTGGGGTCCATGGAGCGCTTCATCGGCATTTTGATTGAACATTACGCGGGATATTTCCCGCTCTGGCTCGCGCCGACCCAGGTGGTGGTGCTGAATATCACCGATAAACAGTCTGAATACGCAGAAGAAATTGCTAAGGAATTGAAAGGACACGGATTGCGAGTGGCGACCGACTTGAGAAATGAGAAGATCGGCTTTAAAATCCGAGCCCATTCGATGCTGCGGGTGCCTTATCTTCTAATCGTCGGCGACAAAGAAGTCGAGGCGCGAACCGCGACGCTGCGCACGCAGAAAGGGGTCGATCTCGGCTCCTATGCTCTGCCGGAAATAGCACGAAAACTGGTTGACGAAGCCGCGAGTCGAACGATTAGCGCGTAA
- a CDS encoding OmpP1/FadL family transporter: MGSFNLNRAMPLSVVLAAMSAGSAWATNGHVLHGVGAVNQSMGGAGIATAIDATGSNFNNVGSISFLEKSSIEFGAELFMPERSYTASAYNGAVSGTLDSKTREAVIPSFALVYKTQTPWTFGFSAVGIGGFGVDYPADQANASGQFNPLGLPQSQNGFGSIYSNYQLLQLTPSVAYQINQDWSVGLGFNLDWASLSVDPWPATTPNASGYPSGSHSASAWGQGFTVGTLYKVLPNLSLGLSFKSPQWFNDFGWNSQYPNGAPAKYTFRLDYPLIVGAGLSYKPVEDLTLAADLKWINYRNTEGFQEKNFANAGSGPYVRGFGWEDIWAVSLGAQYKLNSRFTLRAGYNYSDNPIPSNQQFFNVFAPAIVQHHLTAGAGFNVTPALELNVAYYHAFENTQSGPFISNGGPGYPAINQAVPGTQITNRLSEDSVSAQVVYRFE; encoded by the coding sequence GTGGGTAGTTTTAATCTGAATCGGGCGATGCCTTTGTCGGTTGTATTGGCCGCGATGTCTGCAGGGTCGGCGTGGGCGACCAATGGCCATGTGTTGCATGGCGTGGGTGCGGTCAATCAGTCCATGGGCGGGGCGGGCATCGCCACCGCGATCGATGCGACCGGCTCCAACTTCAATAATGTGGGATCGATTTCGTTTCTGGAGAAGAGCTCCATCGAGTTCGGGGCCGAACTCTTCATGCCGGAACGCAGTTATACCGCCTCGGCCTACAACGGCGCCGTTTCCGGCACCCTGGACAGCAAGACGCGAGAGGCCGTGATTCCCAGTTTCGCGTTGGTCTACAAGACGCAGACGCCGTGGACTTTCGGCTTTTCCGCAGTCGGCATCGGCGGTTTCGGCGTGGACTATCCGGCCGATCAGGCCAATGCCAGCGGGCAATTCAATCCGCTCGGCTTGCCCCAGAGCCAGAATGGATTCGGCTCCATTTACTCCAACTATCAGTTGCTCCAGTTGACCCCTTCGGTGGCTTACCAGATTAACCAGGACTGGTCGGTAGGTTTGGGTTTCAATCTGGATTGGGCCTCGCTCAGCGTGGATCCCTGGCCGGCGACCACTCCCAACGCGTCCGGATATCCCAGCGGATCGCATTCCGCCAGCGCCTGGGGTCAGGGATTTACCGTCGGGACGCTATATAAAGTGCTGCCCAACCTCAGCCTGGGGCTGAGCTTCAAGAGCCCGCAATGGTTCAACGATTTTGGCTGGAATTCGCAATATCCCAACGGCGCACCCGCCAAATACACATTCCGGCTGGACTATCCGCTGATCGTGGGCGCGGGCCTGAGCTACAAGCCGGTGGAAGATCTGACCCTGGCGGCCGATTTGAAATGGATCAACTACCGTAATACCGAGGGTTTCCAGGAGAAAAATTTCGCCAACGCCGGCTCCGGTCCCTATGTGCGAGGTTTCGGCTGGGAAGATATCTGGGCCGTTTCCCTGGGCGCCCAGTACAAGCTGAATTCGCGCTTCACCTTGCGGGCCGGCTACAACTACAGCGATAACCCGATACCGTCGAACCAGCAGTTCTTCAACGTGTTCGCGCCCGCCATCGTGCAGCATCACCTGACCGCGGGTGCCGGATTCAATGTGACGCCGGCTCTCGAACTGAACGTGGCCTATTACCACGCATTCGAGAATACCCAATCGGGTCCTTTCATCAGCAATGGCGGACCCGGCTACCCGGCCATCAATCAGGCAGTTCCCGGCACCCAGATCACCAACCGCCTGTCGGAAGACTCGGTTTCCGCTCAGGTGGTATACCGCTTCGAATAG
- a CDS encoding YeeE/YedE family protein, translating into MNFDLTVVISALCGGLLIGLAVALFLLLNGRTAGISNIAAGLLTSRDGNFGWRALFIAGLLAGGGSLILAYPESLGSAPPVPLRQIAVAGLLVGYGARLANGCTSGHGVCGLSRLSVRSLVATGAFIVAGMVTVYVVRHAGA; encoded by the coding sequence ATGAATTTCGATCTCACCGTTGTGATTTCTGCGCTCTGCGGCGGCTTGCTGATAGGTCTGGCCGTTGCCTTGTTTCTGCTTCTTAACGGTCGCACGGCCGGCATCAGCAATATCGCGGCTGGTCTGCTGACATCCAGGGACGGTAATTTCGGCTGGCGAGCCTTGTTTATTGCCGGTTTGTTGGCGGGAGGAGGCAGTCTTATCCTCGCTTATCCGGAAAGCTTGGGCTCCGCGCCGCCTGTCCCTTTGCGGCAGATCGCCGTCGCCGGACTCCTGGTCGGATACGGGGCGCGCTTGGCCAACGGTTGCACCAGCGGGCATGGCGTCTGCGGTTTGTCTCGGCTATCGGTGCGGTCGCTGGTGGCGACGGGGGCTTTTATCGTGGCCGGCATGGTGACCGTCTATGTGGTCCGTCATGCAGGAGCATGA
- the infC gene encoding translation initiation factor IF-3 yields the protein MGITANDKKEPRLNDEIYYPQVRLIGPDGAQLGILSSREAKQIAYEAELDLVEISPTAEPPVCRVMDYGKYRFEQAKKLAAAKKKQKLIHIKEVKFRPGTDEGDYQIKLRNLIRFLSDGDKAKITVRFRGRELSHRELGMDLLKRIETDLQEHALVEQFPKLEGKQLSMTLAPKKKKS from the coding sequence TTGGGTATCACTGCGAACGACAAAAAAGAGCCACGCCTTAACGACGAAATCTATTACCCTCAGGTTCGTTTGATAGGTCCGGACGGGGCTCAGTTGGGCATCTTATCCAGCCGGGAAGCCAAGCAAATCGCCTACGAGGCGGAATTGGACCTGGTGGAGATTTCTCCCACCGCCGAACCACCGGTATGCCGGGTGATGGACTACGGCAAGTACCGTTTCGAGCAAGCCAAGAAGCTGGCGGCGGCCAAGAAGAAGCAGAAGCTGATCCATATCAAGGAAGTGAAGTTTCGCCCCGGCACCGACGAAGGCGACTACCAGATCAAGCTGCGGAATTTGATCCGTTTTTTGAGCGACGGCGACAAGGCAAAGATCACCGTCCGGTTTCGTGGCCGCGAATTGTCCCATCGCGAGTTGGGCATGGATTTGCTGAAGCGGATCGAGACGGACTTGCAGGAACATGCACTCGTCGAGCAGTTTCCGAAGTTGGAAGGCAAGCAGTTGAGCATGACGCTTGCGCCGAAAAAGAAAAAATCCTGA
- a CDS encoding DUF6691 family protein: MNLLSAFFCGWLFALGLGLAGMAQPSRVIGFLDVAGTWDPTLLFVMGGAVGVGLIAFRRVLKRSRPILADRFHISERSRIDARLLAGAVLFGTGWGLSGYCPGPALMSLVTGQTSVVVFVIAMFAGFTLAGLGRRKSA, translated from the coding sequence ATGAATTTATTGAGCGCTTTCTTCTGCGGCTGGCTGTTTGCTTTGGGCTTGGGCTTGGCTGGCATGGCTCAGCCATCCAGGGTCATCGGATTTCTGGATGTCGCCGGTACCTGGGATCCGACTTTATTGTTCGTGATGGGGGGCGCGGTCGGCGTGGGTCTGATCGCTTTCCGCCGGGTGTTGAAGCGAAGTCGCCCGATACTGGCCGACCGATTTCATATTTCGGAGCGAAGCCGAATCGATGCCCGATTACTGGCCGGGGCCGTTCTTTTCGGCACGGGCTGGGGTCTTTCCGGCTATTGTCCCGGGCCGGCGCTCATGTCGCTGGTTACCGGGCAAACGTCGGTGGTGGTGTTCGTCATCGCCATGTTCGCGGGCTTCACGCTGGCCGGGTTAGGTCGGCGCAAAAGCGCCTAG